The following proteins come from a genomic window of Sorex araneus isolate mSorAra2 chromosome 1, mSorAra2.pri, whole genome shotgun sequence:
- the PKN3 gene encoding serine/threonine-protein kinase N3 isoform X1: MEAGAPRQAGGRQRPPKDEKEVIRRAIQKELKIKEGAENLRRAARDRRHLGHVQQLLRVSNQRLERLQQELRGLHASVQLPEPGPAEPEGSGRPAAPEQPKALLLEALQRQLQVELQVEQGARNMTRTYASATPKEKKLLAAVQQMLRDSQLKVTLLRMKISHLQAPGSPEPGLELRVEELRYRRHVEAAVAEGAKNVVKLLGGRRAQDRKALAEAQAQLQESSQKLDLLRLALDRLLDMLPPAHPLRAKVAQELRTPASGNPQPSGTIIKPTAMTGTLQVHLLGCEHLLSDVPGRSPAAALAGSPSPGWLLGRAKQPRGQKELSREVQAVLKVGSRVVGQTGWGPVCRKAWEQTLTVPLERARELEIGVRWRDWRQLCGLTFLRLEDFLDNGCHHLSLSLLPQGWVFLWVTFCDPVIERIPRLQRQKRIFSKRRGRDFARASQMNLSMAAWGRLVTTLLPPCSGPSTISPPKGCPRAPAAGRGAPGPTPPSRLPAKQPPVGEEGLRPPPKPPRLYLPRESTLEETPRTKRPHVEARPQPGPRPRTPGSRKAPRLQDFRCVAVLGRGHFGKVLLVQLKATGKYYAIKALKKQEVLSRDEVDSLYSEKRILEAVGRAGHPFLLSLLACFQTPGHACFVTEFAPGGDLMMQIHEDVFPEPQARFYLACVVLGLQFLHEKKIIYRDLKLDNLLLDAQGFLKIADFGLCKEGVSAVLPPLSQATPLHRPPSTRPSLPRDLPGPGWPLGAAQSQGGCPLAGIGFGDRTSTFCGTPEFLAPEVLTQDAYTRAVDWWGLGVLLYEMLVGECPFPGDTEEEVFDSIVNEEVPRPHFLSVQGLELILKVSGSPWFGGWGWGWVEPHTESEGARVTGPPRAPTSFSRSAPSSAWVQASGTPRRSKPSLSSGPPTGRPSWPAACGRPSCQPSAVPPTCATSRTSSRACPPH, translated from the exons ATggaggcgggggcgccgcggCAG GCCGGTGGGCGGCAGCGGCCCCCGAAGGACGAGAAGGAGGTGATCCGCCGGGCCATCCAGAAGGAGCTGAAGATCAAGGAGGGCGCGGAGAACCTGCGGCGGGCGGCCCGGGACCGCCGCCACCTGGGACACGTGCAGCAGCTGCTGCGGGTCTCGAACCAGCGGCTGGAGCGGCTGCAGCAGGAGCTCCGGGGGCTGCATGCCAGCGTCCAGCTGCCCGAGCCCGGCCCGGCCG AACCCGAGGGCTCGGGGCGCCCGGCGGCCCCCGAGCAGCCCAAGGCGCTGCTGCTGGAGGCGCTGCAGAGGCAGCTGCAGGTGGAGCTGCAGGTGGAGCAGGGGGCCAGGAACATGACCCGCACCTACGCCAGCGCCACCCCCAAG GAGAAGAAGCTCCTGGCCGCCGTCCAGCAGATGCTCCGGGACAGCCAGCTCAAGGTGACTCTGCTGCGGATGAAGATCAGCCACCTGCAGGCGCCCGGCTCCCCGGAGCCAG ggctggagctgcGGGTGGAGGAGCTGCGGTACCGCCGGCATGTGGAGGCCGCCGTGGCGGAGGGGGCCAAGAACGTGGTGAAGCTTCTCGGGGGGCGGCGTGCGCAGGACCGGAAGGCGCTGGCCGAG GCTCAGGCCCAGCTCCAGGAGTCCTCCCAGAAACTGGACCTTCTGCGTCTGGCCCTGGACCGGCTGCTGGACatgctgccccctgcccaccctctACGGGCCAAAGTGGCCCAGGAGCTGCGGACCCCTGCGTCTGGGAACCCCCAGCCTTCTGGGACGATCATAAAGCCCACCGCCATGACAG GCACGCTGCAGGTGCACCTGCTGGGCTGTGAGCACTTGCTGAGCGACGTCCCCGGACGGTCCCCGGCGGCCGCGCTGGCCGGCAGTCCCTCGCCCGGCTGGCTGCTGGGCCGGGCCAAGCAGCCCCGTGGCCAGAAGGAGCTTTCCC GGGAGGTGCAGGCTGTGCTGAAGGTGGGCAGCCGCGTCGTGGGCCAGACGGGCTGGGGGCCCGTGTGCAGGAAGGCCTGGGAGCAGACCCTCACCGTGCCGCTGGAGCGG GCCCGGGAGCTGGAGATCGGCGTGCGCTGGCGCGACTGGCGGCAGCTATGCGGCCTGACCTTCCTGCGGCTCGAGGACTTCCTGGACAACGGCTGCCACCACCTCAGCCTCAGCCTCCTGCCGCAGGGCTGGGTCTTCCTCTGG GTGACCTTCTGTGACCCTGTTATTGAGAGGATACCCCGGCTGCAGCGGCAAAAGCGCATTTTCTCCAAACGCAGAG GCCGCGACTTCGCCAGGGCGTCCCAGATGAACCTCAGCATGGCGGCCTGGGGGCGCCTGGTCACGACCCTGCTGCCCCCCTGCAGCGGCCCCAGCACCATCAGCCCCCCCAAAGGGTGCCCCCGAGCCCCAGCCGCAGGCCGGGGGGCTCCAGGCCCCACACCTCCCAG CCGCCTCCCGGCCAAGCAGCCCCCCGTGGGAGAAGAGGGGCTCAGGCCCCCGCCGAAGCCCCCACGCCTCTACCTGCCCAGGGAGTCCACCCTGGAGGAAACACCG CGCACCAAGCGGCCCCACGTGGAGGCCAGGCCGCAGCCTGGGCCGCGTCCCCGCACTCCCGGCTCCAG GAAGGCTCCGCGGCTTCAGGACTTCCGCTGCGTGGCCGTGCTGGGCCGCGGACACTTTGGGAAG GTGCTCCTGGTCCAGCTCAAGGCGACAGGGAAGTATTACGCCATCAAGGCGCTGAAGAAGCAGGAGGTGCTGAGTCGGGACGAGGTGGACAG CCTGTACAGCGAGAAGCGCATCCTGGAGGCCGTGGGCCGCGCCGGGCACCCGTTCCTGCTCTCCCTCCTGGCCTGCTTCCAGACCCCTGGCCACGCCTGCTTCGTGACCGAGTTTGCGCCCGGCGGGGACCTCATGATGCAGATCCACGAGGACGTTTTCCCAGAACCCCAGGCCCG GTTCTACCTGGCCTGCGTGGTGCTGGGACTGCAGTTCTTGCACGAGAAGAAGATCATCTACAG GGACCTGAAGCTGGATAACCTCCTGCTGGACGCCCAGGGCTTCCTGAAGATCGCGGACTTCGGGCTCTGCAAGGAAGGTGTGTCCGCCGTCCTGCCGCCCCTCTCCCAGGCCACCCCCCTGCACCGTCCTCCGTCCACAcgtccctccctgcccagggacCTCCCGGGGCCCGGCTGGCCCCTTGGGgcagcacagagtcagggtggcTGTCCTCTTGCAGGAATCGGCTTCGGGGACCGGACCAGCACCTTCTGCGGAACCCCGGAGTTCCTGGCCCCCGAGGTGCTGACGCAGGACGCCTACACGCGGGCCGTGGactggtgggggctgggcgtgCTGCTTTACGAGATGCTGGTGGGAGAG tgCCCGTTCCCAGGGGACACGGAGGAAGAGGTGTTTGACAGCATCGTCAACGAGGAGGTCCCCCGTCCCCACTTCCTGTccgtgcaggggctggagctcaTCCTCAAGGTGTCGGGCAGCCCGTGGttcgggggttgggggtgggggtgggtggagccaCACACTGAGTCTGAGGGCGCCCGTGTGACTGGCCCCCCACGGGCCCCCACCAGCTTCTCCAGAAGTGCCCCGAGCAGCGCCTGGGTGCAGGCGAGCGGGACGCCGAGGAGATCCAAGCCCAGCCTTTCTTCAGG ACCACCGACTGGCAGGCCCTCCTGGCCCGCAGCGTGCGGCCGCCCTTCGTGCCAGCCCTCCGCAGTCCCACCGACCTGCGCTACTTCGAGGACGAGTTCACGGGCCTGCCCCCCGCACTGA
- the ZDHHC12 gene encoding palmitoyltransferase ZDHHC12: MAPWALLSPGVLVRTGHTMLTWGITLVLFLHDTALRRWEEQGKLLLPLTFLLLVQGSLLLYLAVSLMDPGYVSVQSQPQDLAAKEEPLVKAPHVFPARRCRFCLVLPPLRARHCRECGRCVRRYDHHCPWLENCVGERNHPLFLAYLALQLLVLLWGVYLAWSGLRFFQPWGQWLRTSGLLLATFLLLSLFSAVAALLLASHLYLVASNTTTWEFISAHRIAYLRQRPGNPFDRGLARNLAHFCGWPSASWESLWAEAEDEAEAGSQAV, from the exons ATGGCGCCCTGGGCGCTCCTGAGCCCTGGGGTCCTGGTGCGGACCGGGCACACCATGCTGACCTGGGGGATCACGCTGGTGCTCTTCCTGCACGATACCG CCCTGCGCCGGTGGGAGGAGCAGGGGAAGCTGCTGTTGCCGCTCACGTTCCTGCTGCTGGTGCAGGGCTCCCTGCTGCTGTACCTGGCTGTGTCGCTCATGGACCCGGGCTACGTGAGCGTCCAGTCCCAGCCCCAG GACCTGGCAGCCAAGGAGGAGCCGCTGGTCAAGGCCCCTCACGTCTTTCCTGCCCGCCGCTGCCGCTTCTGCCTGGTGCTG CCGCCCCTGCGGGCCCGCCACTGCCGCGAATGTGGCCGCTGCGTGCGGCGCTACGACCACCACTGCCCCTGGCTGGAGAACTGCGTGGGCGAGCGCAACCACCCGCTCTTCCTGGCCTACCTGGCCCTGCAGCTgctggtgctgctctggggagTCTACCTGGCATG GTCTGGCCTCCGCTTCTTCCAGCCCTGGGGACAGTGGCTTCGCACCAGCGGGCTCCTGCTGGCCACCTTCCTGCTGCTGTCCCTCTTCTCGGCGGTGGCCGCGCTGCTCCTGGCCTCCCACCTCTACCTGGTGGCCAGCAACACGACCACCTGGGAGTTCATCTCCGCCCACCGCATCGCCTACCTCCGCCAGCGCCCCGGGAACCCCTTCGACCGCGGCCTGGCCCGCAACCTCGCCCACTTCTGTGGGTGGCCCTCGGCGTCCTGGGAGAGCCTGTGGGCCGAGGCCGAGGACGAGGCCGAGGCCGGCAGCCAGGCTGTCtag
- the SET gene encoding protein SET, producing the protein MSAPAAKVSKKELNSNHDGADETSEKEQQEAIEHIDEVQNEIDRLNEQASEEILKVEQKYNKLRQPFFQKRSELIAKIPNFWVTTFVNHPQVSALLGEEDEEALHYLTRVEVTEFEDIKSGYRIDFYFDENPYFENKVLSKEFHLNESGDPSSKATEIKWKSGKDLTKRSSQTQNKASRKRQHEEPESFFTWFTDHSDAGADELGEVIKDDIWPNPLQYYLVPDMDDEEGEGEEDDDDDEEEEGLEDIDEEGDEDEGEEDEDDDEGEEGEEDEGEDD; encoded by the exons ATGTCGGCGCCGGCGGCCAAAGTCAGTAAAAAGGAGCTCAACTCCAACCACGACGGGGCCGACGAGACCTCAG AAAAAGAGCAGCAGGAAGCGATTGAACATATTGATGAAGTACAAAATGAAATAGACAG aCTTAATGAGCAAGCCAGTGAGGAGATTTTGAAAGTAGAACAGAAATATAACAAACTCCGCCAACCATTTTTTCAGAAGAGGTCGGAATTGATCGCCAAAATCCCCAACTTTTGGGTAACAACATTTGTCAACCATCCACAAG TGTCCGCGCTGCTgggggaggaggatgaagaggcgCTGCATTATTTGACAAGAGTTGAAGTGACAGAATTTGAAGATATTAAATCAGGTTACAGAATAGATTTT TATTTTGATGAAAACCCttactttgaaaataaagttctctCCAAAGAATTTCATCTGAATGAGAGTGGTGATCCATCTTCAAAGGCCACTGAAATCAAATGGAAATCTGGAAAG GATTTGACGAAACGCTCAAGTCAAACACAGAATAAAGCCAGCAGGAAGAGACAGCATGAGGAACCCGAGAGCTTCTTCACTTGGTTCACTGACCATTCGGATGCTGGTGCAGATGAGCTCGGCGAGGTTATCAAAGACGACATCTGGCCAAACCCCTTGCAGTACTACTTG gttccTGACATGGATGatgaagaaggggaaggagaagaagatgacgacgatgatgaagaggaagaaggattGGAAGATATTGATGAAGAAGGGGATGAAGATGAAggtgaagaagatgaagatgatgacgagggagaggaaggagag GAGGATGAAGGAGAAGATGACTAA
- the PKN3 gene encoding serine/threonine-protein kinase N3 isoform X2 codes for MEAGAPRQAGGRQRPPKDEKEVIRRAIQKELKIKEGAENLRRAARDRRHLGHVQQLLRVSNQRLERLQQELRGLHASVQLPEPGPAEPEGSGRPAAPEQPKALLLEALQRQLQVELQVEQGARNMTRTYASATPKEKKLLAAVQQMLRDSQLKVTLLRMKISHLQAPGSPEPGLELRVEELRYRRHVEAAVAEGAKNVVKLLGGRRAQDRKALAEAQAQLQESSQKLDLLRLALDRLLDMLPPAHPLRAKVAQELRTPASGNPQPSGTIIKPTAMTGTLQVHLLGCEHLLSDVPGRSPAAALAGSPSPGWLLGRAKQPRGQKELSREVQAVLKVGSRVVGQTGWGPVCRKAWEQTLTVPLERARELEIGVRWRDWRQLCGLTFLRLEDFLDNGCHHLSLSLLPQGWVFLWVTFCDPVIERIPRLQRQKRIFSKRRGRDFARASQMNLSMAAWGRLVTTLLPPCSGPSTISPPKGCPRAPAAGRGAPGPTPPSRLPAKQPPVGEEGLRPPPKPPRLYLPRESTLEETPRTKRPHVEARPQPGPRPRTPGSRKAPRLQDFRCVAVLGRGHFGKVLLVQLKATGKYYAIKALKKQEVLSRDEVDSLYSEKRILEAVGRAGHPFLLSLLACFQTPGHACFVTEFAPGGDLMMQIHEDVFPEPQARFYLACVVLGLQFLHEKKIIYRDLKLDNLLLDAQGFLKIADFGLCKEGIGFGDRTSTFCGTPEFLAPEVLTQDAYTRAVDWWGLGVLLYEMLVGECPFPGDTEEEVFDSIVNEEVPRPHFLSVQGLELILKLLQKCPEQRLGAGERDAEEIQAQPFFRTTDWQALLARSVRPPFVPALRSPTDLRYFEDEFTGLPPALTPPDGRSPLSAHQQAAFRDFDFVSEQFLEP; via the exons ATggaggcgggggcgccgcggCAG GCCGGTGGGCGGCAGCGGCCCCCGAAGGACGAGAAGGAGGTGATCCGCCGGGCCATCCAGAAGGAGCTGAAGATCAAGGAGGGCGCGGAGAACCTGCGGCGGGCGGCCCGGGACCGCCGCCACCTGGGACACGTGCAGCAGCTGCTGCGGGTCTCGAACCAGCGGCTGGAGCGGCTGCAGCAGGAGCTCCGGGGGCTGCATGCCAGCGTCCAGCTGCCCGAGCCCGGCCCGGCCG AACCCGAGGGCTCGGGGCGCCCGGCGGCCCCCGAGCAGCCCAAGGCGCTGCTGCTGGAGGCGCTGCAGAGGCAGCTGCAGGTGGAGCTGCAGGTGGAGCAGGGGGCCAGGAACATGACCCGCACCTACGCCAGCGCCACCCCCAAG GAGAAGAAGCTCCTGGCCGCCGTCCAGCAGATGCTCCGGGACAGCCAGCTCAAGGTGACTCTGCTGCGGATGAAGATCAGCCACCTGCAGGCGCCCGGCTCCCCGGAGCCAG ggctggagctgcGGGTGGAGGAGCTGCGGTACCGCCGGCATGTGGAGGCCGCCGTGGCGGAGGGGGCCAAGAACGTGGTGAAGCTTCTCGGGGGGCGGCGTGCGCAGGACCGGAAGGCGCTGGCCGAG GCTCAGGCCCAGCTCCAGGAGTCCTCCCAGAAACTGGACCTTCTGCGTCTGGCCCTGGACCGGCTGCTGGACatgctgccccctgcccaccctctACGGGCCAAAGTGGCCCAGGAGCTGCGGACCCCTGCGTCTGGGAACCCCCAGCCTTCTGGGACGATCATAAAGCCCACCGCCATGACAG GCACGCTGCAGGTGCACCTGCTGGGCTGTGAGCACTTGCTGAGCGACGTCCCCGGACGGTCCCCGGCGGCCGCGCTGGCCGGCAGTCCCTCGCCCGGCTGGCTGCTGGGCCGGGCCAAGCAGCCCCGTGGCCAGAAGGAGCTTTCCC GGGAGGTGCAGGCTGTGCTGAAGGTGGGCAGCCGCGTCGTGGGCCAGACGGGCTGGGGGCCCGTGTGCAGGAAGGCCTGGGAGCAGACCCTCACCGTGCCGCTGGAGCGG GCCCGGGAGCTGGAGATCGGCGTGCGCTGGCGCGACTGGCGGCAGCTATGCGGCCTGACCTTCCTGCGGCTCGAGGACTTCCTGGACAACGGCTGCCACCACCTCAGCCTCAGCCTCCTGCCGCAGGGCTGGGTCTTCCTCTGG GTGACCTTCTGTGACCCTGTTATTGAGAGGATACCCCGGCTGCAGCGGCAAAAGCGCATTTTCTCCAAACGCAGAG GCCGCGACTTCGCCAGGGCGTCCCAGATGAACCTCAGCATGGCGGCCTGGGGGCGCCTGGTCACGACCCTGCTGCCCCCCTGCAGCGGCCCCAGCACCATCAGCCCCCCCAAAGGGTGCCCCCGAGCCCCAGCCGCAGGCCGGGGGGCTCCAGGCCCCACACCTCCCAG CCGCCTCCCGGCCAAGCAGCCCCCCGTGGGAGAAGAGGGGCTCAGGCCCCCGCCGAAGCCCCCACGCCTCTACCTGCCCAGGGAGTCCACCCTGGAGGAAACACCG CGCACCAAGCGGCCCCACGTGGAGGCCAGGCCGCAGCCTGGGCCGCGTCCCCGCACTCCCGGCTCCAG GAAGGCTCCGCGGCTTCAGGACTTCCGCTGCGTGGCCGTGCTGGGCCGCGGACACTTTGGGAAG GTGCTCCTGGTCCAGCTCAAGGCGACAGGGAAGTATTACGCCATCAAGGCGCTGAAGAAGCAGGAGGTGCTGAGTCGGGACGAGGTGGACAG CCTGTACAGCGAGAAGCGCATCCTGGAGGCCGTGGGCCGCGCCGGGCACCCGTTCCTGCTCTCCCTCCTGGCCTGCTTCCAGACCCCTGGCCACGCCTGCTTCGTGACCGAGTTTGCGCCCGGCGGGGACCTCATGATGCAGATCCACGAGGACGTTTTCCCAGAACCCCAGGCCCG GTTCTACCTGGCCTGCGTGGTGCTGGGACTGCAGTTCTTGCACGAGAAGAAGATCATCTACAG GGACCTGAAGCTGGATAACCTCCTGCTGGACGCCCAGGGCTTCCTGAAGATCGCGGACTTCGGGCTCTGCAAGGAAG GAATCGGCTTCGGGGACCGGACCAGCACCTTCTGCGGAACCCCGGAGTTCCTGGCCCCCGAGGTGCTGACGCAGGACGCCTACACGCGGGCCGTGGactggtgggggctgggcgtgCTGCTTTACGAGATGCTGGTGGGAGAG tgCCCGTTCCCAGGGGACACGGAGGAAGAGGTGTTTGACAGCATCGTCAACGAGGAGGTCCCCCGTCCCCACTTCCTGTccgtgcaggggctggagctcaTCCTCAAG CTTCTCCAGAAGTGCCCCGAGCAGCGCCTGGGTGCAGGCGAGCGGGACGCCGAGGAGATCCAAGCCCAGCCTTTCTTCAGG ACCACCGACTGGCAGGCCCTCCTGGCCCGCAGCGTGCGGCCGCCCTTCGTGCCAGCCCTCCGCAGTCCCACCGACCTGCGCTACTTCGAGGACGAGTTCACGGGCCTGCCCCCCGCACTGACGCCGCCCGACGGCCGCAGCCCGCTCAGTGCCCACCAGCAGGCCGCCTTCCGGGACTTCGACTTCGTGTCCGAGCAATTCTTAGAGCCCTGA